The Thioalkalivibrio sulfidiphilus HL-EbGr7 genome includes a window with the following:
- a CDS encoding EAL domain-containing protein — MKDNQVQLAERPHSPVFAARSRSTILVGFGIVLCLMAIMIVLGLSRMAHVQDRLERIVHEHNVKTELLGNMRNAARERSVTLLRLAITTDPFDLDAGIMDFRQEASQFMVNRGRLTQMSLSAREEALLEDSRGLTVRAVQAQEAVLEHILNGEAEHANRVLLEQAIPLQNAVLANLDALLALQREAGETMVEEAAARYRSAVILMSLLGLAALLLGALVGRTVGLRTARVEADLYREKERAQVTLHAIGDAVITTDTQGLVDYLNPVAEHLTGWRNHLARGRSLAEVFRTFHEGSGDPVPHPLIHAVPDATASSLHQGVVLVSRDGREFAVEEVSAPIRDRDGHVIGAALVFRDVTQAREMARKLSWAATHDSLTGLVNRAEFERRLDLLVTTARQEGRGHAVLFMDLDQFKLVNDTCGHAAGDELLRQLTRRLQGQLRDNDTLARLGGDEFGVLLEGCPMERAGQIAETLRATVAEFRFQWQEKIYTVGVCIGVAPIDEHIKSVASLMSDADAACYLAKEQGRNRIHIIQHGDQALSRRQGEMSWVQRINEALERDRFCLYHQHIVPVSGNEPPHTEVLVRMLDEDGAIIAPMAFIPAAERYGLMPAIDRWVIARVLNHLRIPGPRPHGLYAINLSGQSLCDNQMLDFILDMLARTGVEPGRVCFEITETTAIANLTQAERFMSALRNLGCRFALDDFGTGMSSFGYLKQLKVDFLKIDGSFVRDMNEDPINRAMVESINHIGHIMGIQTIAECVAHEAVMDHLKAIGVNYGQGFGLHMPAPLEPAALPGRADNVIPLSTKKAGA; from the coding sequence GTGAAGGACAATCAGGTGCAATTGGCCGAAAGACCACACTCGCCGGTCTTCGCGGCCCGTTCCCGCAGCACCATCCTGGTCGGTTTCGGCATCGTGCTGTGCCTCATGGCGATCATGATCGTGCTGGGACTCAGCCGCATGGCCCACGTGCAGGACCGGCTGGAACGCATCGTCCACGAGCACAACGTCAAGACCGAGCTGCTGGGCAACATGCGCAATGCCGCCCGGGAACGCTCCGTGACCCTCCTGCGCCTGGCCATCACCACGGACCCCTTCGATCTGGACGCGGGCATCATGGACTTCCGCCAGGAGGCCTCGCAATTCATGGTCAACCGCGGCCGCCTGACCCAGATGAGCCTGAGCGCGCGGGAAGAGGCCCTGCTGGAGGATTCCCGGGGCCTGACCGTGCGCGCGGTGCAGGCCCAGGAGGCGGTGCTCGAGCACATCCTGAACGGCGAGGCCGAGCACGCCAACCGGGTGCTGCTGGAACAGGCCATCCCCTTGCAGAATGCCGTGCTCGCCAACCTCGACGCCCTGCTGGCGCTGCAGCGGGAAGCGGGCGAAACCATGGTCGAGGAGGCTGCCGCGCGCTACCGCTCCGCCGTGATCCTGATGAGCCTGCTGGGGCTGGCGGCGCTGCTGCTGGGCGCACTGGTGGGCCGAACGGTGGGCCTGCGCACGGCCAGGGTGGAAGCCGATCTCTATCGGGAGAAGGAACGGGCCCAGGTGACCCTGCACGCCATCGGCGACGCGGTGATCACCACCGACACCCAGGGCCTGGTGGATTACCTGAACCCGGTGGCCGAACACCTCACCGGCTGGCGCAATCACCTGGCCCGCGGCCGTTCCCTGGCGGAGGTGTTTCGCACCTTCCACGAGGGCAGCGGCGATCCCGTCCCCCATCCGCTCATCCATGCGGTTCCCGATGCCACCGCCTCCAGCCTGCACCAGGGGGTGGTGCTGGTTTCCCGCGATGGCCGTGAGTTTGCGGTCGAGGAGGTCTCCGCGCCCATCCGCGACCGCGACGGCCACGTGATCGGCGCGGCCCTGGTGTTCCGGGACGTCACCCAGGCCCGCGAGATGGCGCGCAAGCTCTCCTGGGCCGCCACCCATGACAGCCTCACGGGCCTGGTCAACCGCGCCGAGTTCGAGCGCCGCCTGGATCTCTTGGTCACCACCGCCCGCCAGGAAGGGCGCGGCCATGCGGTGCTGTTCATGGACCTGGACCAGTTCAAGCTGGTCAACGACACCTGCGGCCACGCCGCGGGCGACGAACTGCTGCGCCAGCTCACCCGCCGCCTGCAGGGACAACTGCGGGACAACGATACCCTGGCACGATTGGGCGGGGACGAGTTCGGCGTGCTGCTCGAGGGCTGCCCCATGGAGCGTGCCGGGCAGATCGCTGAGACCCTGCGCGCCACGGTCGCCGAGTTCCGCTTCCAGTGGCAGGAGAAGATCTACACCGTGGGGGTGTGCATCGGCGTGGCGCCCATCGATGAGCATATCAAGAGCGTGGCCAGCCTGATGAGCGACGCGGATGCCGCCTGCTACCTGGCCAAGGAACAGGGCCGCAACCGCATCCACATCATCCAGCACGGCGACCAGGCCCTGAGCCGGCGCCAGGGAGAGATGAGCTGGGTGCAGCGCATCAACGAGGCCCTGGAGCGGGATCGCTTCTGCCTCTATCACCAGCACATCGTGCCGGTGTCCGGGAACGAGCCCCCCCACACGGAGGTGCTGGTGCGCATGCTGGATGAGGACGGCGCCATCATCGCGCCCATGGCCTTCATCCCCGCGGCGGAACGCTACGGCCTGATGCCGGCCATCGATCGCTGGGTCATCGCGCGGGTCCTGAACCACCTGCGCATCCCGGGTCCGCGCCCGCACGGGCTCTACGCCATCAATCTCTCGGGTCAGTCCCTGTGCGACAACCAGATGCTGGACTTCATCCTCGACATGCTGGCGCGCACCGGGGTGGAGCCCGGCCGGGTCTGCTTCGAGATCACCGAGACCACCGCCATCGCCAACCTCACCCAGGCCGAGCGTTTCATGTCGGCACTGAGAAACCTGGGCTGCCGGTTCGCCCTGGACGACTTCGGGACCGGCATGTCCTCCTTCGGCTACCTGAAACAGCTCAAGGTGGACTTTCTCAAGATCGACGGCAGCTTCGTGCGCGACATGAACGAGGACCCCATCAACCGGGCCATGGTGGAAAGCATCAACCACATCGGCCACATCATGGGCATCCAGACCATCGCGGAATGCGTGGCCCACGAGGCGGTGATGGATCACCTCAAGGCCATCGGCGTGAACTACGGCCAGGGCTTCGGCCTGCACATGCCCGCGCCCCTGGAACCCGCGGCCCTGCCCGGGCGCGCCGACAATGTCATTCCCCTAAGCACAAAAAAGGCCGGGGCCTGA
- a CDS encoding alpha/beta hydrolase, with protein MDSPPRLETLQIDTGPEPRTAILWLHGLGADGYDFEPLVPVLRIPQATPVRFVFPHAPVRPVTINGGMAMRAWYDLLSLSPLRESGPDLRESIAAIEALGRHLRASCPRLLLGGFSQGGAVALATALCTELRPEGVFALSTYLPNLTHAGLEPLAGPRTSAIYQAHGQADPIIPLTAARAATQSLEDLGLSVESHEYPMAHQVCEAEISDLRAWFLARLAD; from the coding sequence ATGGATTCACCACCCCGCCTCGAAACCCTCCAGATCGACACCGGTCCCGAGCCCCGCACCGCCATCCTCTGGCTGCACGGCCTGGGTGCCGACGGCTACGATTTCGAACCCCTGGTCCCCGTGCTGCGCATCCCGCAGGCCACGCCGGTGCGCTTCGTGTTTCCCCATGCCCCGGTGCGGCCCGTGACCATCAACGGCGGCATGGCCATGCGCGCCTGGTATGACCTGCTGAGCCTCTCGCCGCTACGGGAATCTGGGCCCGACCTGCGTGAATCCATCGCCGCCATCGAGGCCCTGGGTCGACACTTGCGCGCGAGCTGCCCCCGGCTGCTGCTGGGCGGCTTTTCCCAGGGGGGCGCCGTGGCCCTGGCCACGGCCCTGTGCACCGAGCTGCGGCCGGAGGGGGTGTTCGCCCTGTCCACCTACCTGCCGAACCTCACCCATGCCGGCCTCGAGCCCCTGGCCGGTCCGCGCACCTCCGCCATCTACCAGGCCCACGGCCAGGCAGACCCCATCATCCCCCTGACAGCGGCCAGGGCGGCTACTCAATCTCTCGAGGACCTGGGACTTTCGGTGGAATCCCATGAGTACCCCATGGCCCACCAGGTCTGCGAGGCGGAGATCTCCGACCTGCGCGCCTGGTTTCTGGCGCGCCTTGCCGACTGA
- the soxZ gene encoding thiosulfate oxidation carrier complex protein SoxZ: MSSIRVRAQLAGDTTTVRALMSHPMETGQRKNKAGEPIPAHYIKEVVAEVKGKNVLTAYWGPAISRNPYLSFQFTGAAAGDTLKISWVDNKGEADSTEVQVG, from the coding sequence ATGTCCAGCATTCGTGTACGTGCTCAGCTCGCCGGCGACACCACCACCGTGCGTGCCCTGATGAGCCACCCCATGGAGACCGGCCAGCGCAAGAACAAGGCCGGTGAGCCTATCCCCGCCCACTACATCAAGGAAGTGGTCGCCGAGGTCAAGGGCAAGAACGTGCTGACCGCCTACTGGGGTCCGGCCATCTCCCGCAACCCCTACCTGTCGTTCCAGTTCACCGGCGCCGCCGCCGGCGACACCCTCAAGATCTCCTGGGTCGACAACAAGGGCGAGGCCGATTCCACCGAAGTCCAGGTGGGCTAA
- the soxY gene encoding thiosulfate oxidation carrier protein SoxY produces MNSKRRVFLKGTLAASAVGVAVGAGMLAPRTVLAAWPESAFGPRSVSDAIKNAMGSDSMSAGDISIQAPDIAENGAVVPITVETGMSGVTDIAILAATANAPLTSSYKLGEGAKPFVSTRIKMGETSDIIAVVKANGRLYNASKEVKVTIGGCGG; encoded by the coding sequence ATGAATAGCAAGCGTCGTGTATTTCTGAAGGGCACCCTGGCCGCCAGCGCCGTGGGCGTCGCCGTGGGCGCGGGCATGCTCGCCCCCCGTACCGTCCTGGCCGCATGGCCCGAATCCGCCTTCGGTCCCCGTTCCGTCTCTGACGCCATCAAGAACGCCATGGGCTCCGACTCCATGTCCGCCGGCGACATCAGCATCCAGGCCCCCGACATCGCCGAGAACGGCGCCGTGGTGCCCATCACCGTGGAAACCGGCATGAGCGGCGTCACCGACATCGCCATCCTGGCCGCCACCGCCAACGCCCCCCTGACCTCCAGCTACAAGCTCGGCGAGGGCGCCAAGCCCTTCGTCTCCACCCGTATCAAGATGGGTGAGACCTCCGACATCATCGCTGTGGTCAAGGCCAACGGCCGGCTCTACAACGCCTCCAAGGAAGTCAAGGTCACCATCGGCGGCTGCGGCGGCTAA
- a CDS encoding sigma-54-dependent transcriptional regulator, which yields MSEAANIFFVDDDPRAGELFLRFCEGTPHQVHVFRDPQQALTAFIEQGADLIITDLAMPGLSGMDLLSRIRDVDSDVPVIIITGYSSVDNAIEALRLGATDFIKKPYDTDELLLLIERTLEGERLKRENRLLKRQLKDERLRYGMVGHGDAMESVYRLIDKVADIRCNVIIEGESGTGKELVARAIHTQGPDADKPFVVIDCGAINDTLLESELFGHEKGAFTGAAHTKAGLLETATGGTVFLDEICNISDAMQVKLLRVVQEQQVMRVGSVRPIPIDVRFIAATNRNLEAMIEAGEFRHDLYHRLNVVQIHMPPLRARREDIPPLVQAFVEEFAKRYHRQVEGFDPHALERLQTYDWPGNVRELRNLVERTIALADGPVLHLDRQWPSTGAASTAAAQALDADQPDLATLERRYILKTLQRLDGNREQTARALGINKSTLWRKLQQYEQEADPS from the coding sequence ATGAGCGAAGCCGCCAACATCTTCTTCGTCGACGACGACCCCCGGGCCGGCGAGCTGTTCCTGCGCTTCTGCGAGGGCACCCCTCACCAGGTGCACGTGTTCCGCGACCCCCAGCAGGCCCTGACCGCGTTCATCGAGCAGGGCGCCGACCTGATCATCACCGACCTCGCCATGCCCGGGCTGTCCGGCATGGACCTGCTGTCCCGCATCCGCGACGTGGATTCCGACGTGCCGGTGATCATCATCACCGGCTACTCCTCGGTGGACAACGCCATCGAGGCCCTGCGCCTGGGCGCCACGGACTTCATCAAGAAGCCCTACGACACCGACGAACTGCTGCTGCTCATCGAGCGCACCCTGGAGGGCGAGCGCCTCAAGCGCGAGAACCGCCTGCTCAAGCGCCAGCTCAAGGACGAGCGCCTGCGTTACGGCATGGTCGGCCACGGCGACGCCATGGAGTCGGTGTACCGGCTCATCGACAAGGTGGCCGACATCCGTTGCAACGTGATCATCGAGGGCGAGTCCGGCACCGGCAAGGAACTGGTGGCCCGGGCGATCCACACCCAGGGCCCCGACGCGGACAAGCCCTTCGTGGTGATCGACTGCGGCGCCATCAACGACACCCTGCTGGAATCCGAGCTGTTCGGCCACGAGAAGGGCGCCTTCACCGGCGCCGCCCACACCAAGGCGGGCCTGCTCGAGACCGCCACCGGCGGCACGGTATTCCTGGACGAGATCTGCAATATCTCCGATGCCATGCAGGTGAAGCTGCTGCGGGTCGTGCAGGAGCAGCAGGTGATGCGCGTAGGCAGCGTGCGGCCGATCCCCATCGACGTGCGCTTCATCGCCGCCACCAACCGCAACCTGGAGGCCATGATCGAGGCCGGCGAGTTCCGTCACGACCTCTATCACCGTCTCAACGTGGTGCAGATCCACATGCCGCCCCTGCGTGCCCGGCGCGAGGACATCCCGCCCCTGGTGCAGGCCTTCGTGGAGGAATTCGCAAAGCGCTACCACCGCCAGGTGGAGGGCTTCGACCCCCACGCCCTGGAGCGCCTGCAGACCTACGACTGGCCCGGCAACGTGCGCGAGCTGCGCAACCTGGTAGAACGTACCATCGCCCTGGCCGACGGCCCGGTGCTGCACCTGGACCGCCAATGGCCCAGCACCGGCGCCGCCTCCACTGCGGCTGCGCAGGCCCTGGACGCCGACCAGCCCGATCTCGCCACCCTGGAGAGGCGCTACATCCTGAAGACCCTGCAGCGCCTGGACGGCAACCGGGAGCAGACCGCCAGGGCCCTGGGCATCAACAAGTCCACTCTCTGGCGCAAGCTGCAGCAGTACGAACAGGAAGCCGACCCCTCCTGA